In a genomic window of Branchiostoma lanceolatum isolate klBraLanc5 chromosome 12, klBraLanc5.hap2, whole genome shotgun sequence:
- the LOC136446162 gene encoding actin-related protein 8-like isoform X3, with product MVPTPPKQKEKRLSPSPGGPEPAPEQPVQGTAVIVIHPGSSLLRIGRASDTFPHVIPQVIARRRRNPDTAGKYEDRTLLRHEACQAESRALHEQGLRGVQQALMSITTSSGQHRLAPPTEQLAAYNAQVGPHIEETSDLEWTDTSSKPEYLVGQEVLYLHPSECYNVHWPMACGQLHLHSGPGGSLTAVLADLETIWTTAIEKFLDIPIEDLKHYRCILLVPDIYNRQHIKELINLLLNRLGFSAAIAHQESVCATFGSGVASACVVDVGDQKTAVCCVEDGLSHRNSRLWLDYGGRDITRCLEWLLRKNNFPYKDCNLLDRLDCQLLQELKHSSCHLNRDMFGARCQDVHVQRPDTFTRRYQVRLGEETIQAPMGLFHPQLFGLVGSSLVHTQLRNQGDPEDVHDEHYLLQTQSTQQQVAKAVAEKKAKASSKQDQGADGDKTSPDSKPSLEPRHKRVREDAGGSEAKHRRGVVRLPSTSRRGAEPPPLKLMGVDQTILHSIECCASDETKKKMFSCILVVGGGLNFPGAQNFLLHRVRSQLPAKYRSIADTMEVINRPKDQDPQMVCWKGAAVLACLDTTQELWVGQREWRKFGIRILRERSPFVW from the exons CAGCCCGTCCAGGGGACCGCGGTCATCGTGATCCACCCGGGATCGTCCCTCCTGCGCATCGGCCGTGCCTCCGATACCTTCCCGCACGTCATACCGCAGGTCATCGCCAGGCGGCGCCGCAACCCAGATACTGCGGGGAAATACGAGGACAGGACGCTGCTCAGACACGAAGCTTGC CAAGCTGAGAGCAGAGCACTGCATGAGCAAGGCTTgagaggagtgcagcaagctcTGATGTCAATCACCACGTCGTCAGGGCAACACAGACTGGCCCCGCCCACAGAACAG CTTGCAGCCTACAATGCACAG GTGGGTCCCCACATCGAGGAGACGTCAGACCTGGAGTGGACCGACACCAGCTCCAAACCCGAGTACTTAGTGGGACAGGAG GTCCTGTACCTGCACCCCTCGGAATGCTACAACGTCCACTGGCCCATGGCGTGTGGTCAGCTCCATCTGCACAGCGGCCCGGGAGGGTCTCTCACCGCAGTTCTGGCTGACCTGGAGACCATATGGACCACAGCCATCGAGAAGTTCCTCGACATTCCTATCGAGGACCTCAAA cACTACAGATGCATCCTGCTTGTCCCAGACATCTACAACAGACAACACATCAAGGAGCTCATTAATCTGCTGCTGAACAGGCTGGGCTTCTCCGCAGCCATCGCACATCAG GAGTCTGTGTGTGCGACCTTTGGCAGCGGGGTGGCCAGTGCCTGTGTGGTGGATGTCGGGGATCAGAAGACAGCCGTGTGCTGTGTAGAAGACGGCCTCTCACACAGAAACTCAAG ACTATGGCTGGACTACGGCGGCAGGGACATCACCAGGTGCCTGGAGTGGCTGCTGAGGAAAAACAACTTCCCATATAAGGACTGCAACCTGCTGGACAGGCTGGACTGTCAGCTGCTGCAGGAGCTCAAGCACTCCTCCTGTCATCTCAACAGG GACATGTTTGGTGCCCGATGTCAGGACGTCCATGTTCAGAGGCCGGACACGTTCACCCGGCGGTACCAGGTCCGGTTAGGGGAGGAAACCATCCAG GCACCCATGGGTCTGTTCCACCCCCAGCTGTTTGGGCTGGTCGGCAGCAGTCTGGTGCACACCCAGCTCAGGAACCAGGGAGACCCGGAGGACGTCCATGATGAACACTACCTCCTGCAGACACAGAGCACGCAGCAACAG GTGGCCAAAGCTGTGGCAGAGAAGAAAGCGAAGGCGAGCAGTAAGCAGGACCAAGGGGCAGACGGGGACAAAACCTCCCCCGACTCAAAACCCAGCTTAGAGCCCAGGCACAAGAGGGTGCGGGAGGACGCAGGGGGGTCGGAGGCTAAACATCGCAGGGGGGTCGTCAGGCTACCCTCCACCTCCAGGAGGGGGGCGGAGCCTCCCCCCCTGAAACTGATGGGAGTGGACCAGACCATTCTGCACAGTATAGAGTGCTGTG CGTCTGACGagacgaagaagaagatgttCTCCTGCATCctggtggtgggaggggggctgaacTTCCCGGGCGCGCAGAACTTCCTGCTGCACAGGGTCAGGTCACAGCTGCCCGCCAAGTACCGCAGCATCGCCGACACCATGGAGGTCATCAACAGGCCAAAG GACCAGGACCCGCAGATGGTTTGCTGGAAGGGAGCGGCCGTCCTGGCGTGTCTGGACACGACGCAGGAGCTGTGGGTGGGGCAGCGCGAGTGGAGAAAGTTCGGCATCAGGATACTGAGGGAGAGGTCGCCGTTTGTCTGGTAG
- the LOC136446162 gene encoding actin-related protein 8-like isoform X2 — protein sequence MVPTPPKQKEKRLSPSPGGPEPAPEQPVQGTAVIVIHPGSSLLRIGRASDTFPHVIPQVIARRRRNPDTAGKYEDRTLLRHEACQAESRALHEQGLRGVQQALMSITTSSGQHRLAPPTEQLAAYNAQVGPHIEETSDLEWTDTSSKPEYLVGQEVLYLHPSECYNVHWPMACGQLHLHSGPGGSLTAVLADLETIWTTAIEKFLDIPIEDLKHYRCILLVPDIYNRQHIKELINLLLNRLGFSAAIAHQESVCATFGSGVASACVVDVGDQKTAVCCVEDGLSHRNSRLWLDYGGRDITRCLEWLLRKNNFPYKDCNLLDRLDCQLLQELKHSSCHLNRDMFGARCQDVHVQRPDTFTRRYQVRLGEETIQAPMGLFHPQLFGLVGSSLVHTQLRNQGDPEDVHDEHYLLQTQSTQQQVAKAVAEKKAKASSKQDQGADGDKTSPDSKPSLEPRHKRVREDAGGSEAKHRRGVVRLPSTSRRGAEPPPLKLMGVDQTILHSIECCASDETKKKMFSCILVVGGGLNFPGAQNFLLHRVRSQLPAKYRSIADTMEVINRPKDQDPQMVCWKGAAVLACLDTTQELWVGQREWRKFGIRILRERSPFVW from the exons CAGCCCGTCCAGGGGACCGCGGTCATCGTGATCCACCCGGGATCGTCCCTCCTGCGCATCGGCCGTGCCTCCGATACCTTCCCGCACGTCATACCGCAGGTCATCGCCAGGCGGCGCCGCAACCCAGATACTGCGGGGAAATACGAGGACAGGACGCTGCTCAGACACGAAGCTTGC CAAGCTGAGAGCAGAGCACTGCATGAGCAAGGCTTgagaggagtgcagcaagctcTGATGTCAATCACCACGTCGTCAGGGCAACACAGACTGGCCCCGCCCACAGAACAG CTTGCAGCCTACAATGCCCAGGTGGGTCCCCACATCGAGGAGACGTCAGACCTGGAGTGGACCGACACCAGCTCCAAACCCGAGTACTTAGTGGGACAGGAG GTCCTGTACCTGCACCCCTCGGAATGCTACAACGTCCACTGGCCCATGGCGTGTGGTCAGCTCCATCTGCACAGCGGCCCGGGAGGGTCTCTCACCGCAGTTCTGGCTGACCTGGAGACCATATGGACCACAGCCATCGAGAAGTTCCTCGACATTCCTATCGAGGACCTCAAA cACTACAGATGCATCCTGCTTGTCCCAGACATCTACAACAGACAACACATCAAGGAGCTCATTAATCTGCTGCTGAACAGGCTGGGCTTCTCCGCAGCCATCGCACATCAG GAGTCTGTGTGTGCGACCTTTGGCAGCGGGGTGGCCAGTGCCTGTGTGGTGGATGTCGGGGATCAGAAGACAGCCGTGTGCTGTGTAGAAGACGGCCTCTCACACAGAAACTCAAG ACTATGGCTGGACTACGGCGGCAGGGACATCACCAGGTGCCTGGAGTGGCTGCTGAGGAAAAACAACTTCCCATATAAGGACTGCAACCTGCTGGACAGGCTGGACTGTCAGCTGCTGCAGGAGCTCAAGCACTCCTCCTGTCATCTCAACAGG GACATGTTTGGTGCCCGATGTCAGGACGTCCATGTTCAGAGGCCGGACACGTTCACCCGGCGGTACCAGGTCCGGTTAGGGGAGGAAACCATCCAG GCACCCATGGGTCTGTTCCACCCCCAGCTGTTTGGGCTGGTCGGCAGCAGTCTGGTGCACACCCAGCTCAGGAACCAGGGAGACCCGGAGGACGTCCATGATGAACACTACCTCCTGCAGACACAGAGCACGCAGCAACAG GTGGCCAAAGCTGTGGCAGAGAAGAAAGCGAAGGCGAGCAGTAAGCAGGACCAAGGGGCAGACGGGGACAAAACCTCCCCCGACTCAAAACCCAGCTTAGAGCCCAGGCACAAGAGGGTGCGGGAGGACGCAGGGGGGTCGGAGGCTAAACATCGCAGGGGGGTCGTCAGGCTACCCTCCACCTCCAGGAGGGGGGCGGAGCCTCCCCCCCTGAAACTGATGGGAGTGGACCAGACCATTCTGCACAGTATAGAGTGCTGTG CGTCTGACGagacgaagaagaagatgttCTCCTGCATCctggtggtgggaggggggctgaacTTCCCGGGCGCGCAGAACTTCCTGCTGCACAGGGTCAGGTCACAGCTGCCCGCCAAGTACCGCAGCATCGCCGACACCATGGAGGTCATCAACAGGCCAAAG GACCAGGACCCGCAGATGGTTTGCTGGAAGGGAGCGGCCGTCCTGGCGTGTCTGGACACGACGCAGGAGCTGTGGGTGGGGCAGCGCGAGTGGAGAAAGTTCGGCATCAGGATACTGAGGGAGAGGTCGCCGTTTGTCTGGTAG
- the LOC136446162 gene encoding actin-related protein 8-like isoform X4, translating to MVPTPPKQKEKRLSPSPGGPEPAPEPVQGTAVIVIHPGSSLLRIGRASDTFPHVIPQVIARRRRNPDTAGKYEDRTLLRHEACQAESRALHEQGLRGVQQALMSITTSSGQHRLAPPTEQLAAYNAQVGPHIEETSDLEWTDTSSKPEYLVGQEVLYLHPSECYNVHWPMACGQLHLHSGPGGSLTAVLADLETIWTTAIEKFLDIPIEDLKHYRCILLVPDIYNRQHIKELINLLLNRLGFSAAIAHQESVCATFGSGVASACVVDVGDQKTAVCCVEDGLSHRNSRLWLDYGGRDITRCLEWLLRKNNFPYKDCNLLDRLDCQLLQELKHSSCHLNRDMFGARCQDVHVQRPDTFTRRYQVRLGEETIQAPMGLFHPQLFGLVGSSLVHTQLRNQGDPEDVHDEHYLLQTQSTQQQVAKAVAEKKAKASSKQDQGADGDKTSPDSKPSLEPRHKRVREDAGGSEAKHRRGVVRLPSTSRRGAEPPPLKLMGVDQTILHSIECCASDETKKKMFSCILVVGGGLNFPGAQNFLLHRVRSQLPAKYRSIADTMEVINRPKDQDPQMVCWKGAAVLACLDTTQELWVGQREWRKFGIRILRERSPFVW from the exons CCCGTCCAGGGGACCGCGGTCATCGTGATCCACCCGGGATCGTCCCTCCTGCGCATCGGCCGTGCCTCCGATACCTTCCCGCACGTCATACCGCAGGTCATCGCCAGGCGGCGCCGCAACCCAGATACTGCGGGGAAATACGAGGACAGGACGCTGCTCAGACACGAAGCTTGC CAAGCTGAGAGCAGAGCACTGCATGAGCAAGGCTTgagaggagtgcagcaagctcTGATGTCAATCACCACGTCGTCAGGGCAACACAGACTGGCCCCGCCCACAGAACAG CTTGCAGCCTACAATGCCCAGGTGGGTCCCCACATCGAGGAGACGTCAGACCTGGAGTGGACCGACACCAGCTCCAAACCCGAGTACTTAGTGGGACAGGAG GTCCTGTACCTGCACCCCTCGGAATGCTACAACGTCCACTGGCCCATGGCGTGTGGTCAGCTCCATCTGCACAGCGGCCCGGGAGGGTCTCTCACCGCAGTTCTGGCTGACCTGGAGACCATATGGACCACAGCCATCGAGAAGTTCCTCGACATTCCTATCGAGGACCTCAAA cACTACAGATGCATCCTGCTTGTCCCAGACATCTACAACAGACAACACATCAAGGAGCTCATTAATCTGCTGCTGAACAGGCTGGGCTTCTCCGCAGCCATCGCACATCAG GAGTCTGTGTGTGCGACCTTTGGCAGCGGGGTGGCCAGTGCCTGTGTGGTGGATGTCGGGGATCAGAAGACAGCCGTGTGCTGTGTAGAAGACGGCCTCTCACACAGAAACTCAAG ACTATGGCTGGACTACGGCGGCAGGGACATCACCAGGTGCCTGGAGTGGCTGCTGAGGAAAAACAACTTCCCATATAAGGACTGCAACCTGCTGGACAGGCTGGACTGTCAGCTGCTGCAGGAGCTCAAGCACTCCTCCTGTCATCTCAACAGG GACATGTTTGGTGCCCGATGTCAGGACGTCCATGTTCAGAGGCCGGACACGTTCACCCGGCGGTACCAGGTCCGGTTAGGGGAGGAAACCATCCAG GCACCCATGGGTCTGTTCCACCCCCAGCTGTTTGGGCTGGTCGGCAGCAGTCTGGTGCACACCCAGCTCAGGAACCAGGGAGACCCGGAGGACGTCCATGATGAACACTACCTCCTGCAGACACAGAGCACGCAGCAACAG GTGGCCAAAGCTGTGGCAGAGAAGAAAGCGAAGGCGAGCAGTAAGCAGGACCAAGGGGCAGACGGGGACAAAACCTCCCCCGACTCAAAACCCAGCTTAGAGCCCAGGCACAAGAGGGTGCGGGAGGACGCAGGGGGGTCGGAGGCTAAACATCGCAGGGGGGTCGTCAGGCTACCCTCCACCTCCAGGAGGGGGGCGGAGCCTCCCCCCCTGAAACTGATGGGAGTGGACCAGACCATTCTGCACAGTATAGAGTGCTGTG CGTCTGACGagacgaagaagaagatgttCTCCTGCATCctggtggtgggaggggggctgaacTTCCCGGGCGCGCAGAACTTCCTGCTGCACAGGGTCAGGTCACAGCTGCCCGCCAAGTACCGCAGCATCGCCGACACCATGGAGGTCATCAACAGGCCAAAG GACCAGGACCCGCAGATGGTTTGCTGGAAGGGAGCGGCCGTCCTGGCGTGTCTGGACACGACGCAGGAGCTGTGGGTGGGGCAGCGCGAGTGGAGAAAGTTCGGCATCAGGATACTGAGGGAGAGGTCGCCGTTTGTCTGGTAG